Proteins encoded by one window of Flavobacterium sp. N502540:
- a CDS encoding glycerophosphodiester phosphodiesterase, producing the protein MLKIAHRGAKAYEPENTLKAFQKALDLNADGIELDVHLSADGHIIVMHDETIDKMANGMGEITQYTLAELKSFLIAGQYEIPTLNEVFDLVDKKCFINVELKGLGTPKKVVALIEQYISEKNWNYNHFIVSSFDWNMLQETSYLNPKIPIGVLTEEDLDTALAFAKTIKAKAIHPDYHLLDLENVSQMQEKGFLVFPWTVNTEEDIQKVKNYNIDGIISDCPDKI; encoded by the coding sequence ATGCTAAAAATAGCACACAGAGGCGCAAAAGCTTACGAACCTGAGAACACTTTAAAAGCATTTCAGAAAGCGTTAGATCTCAATGCTGACGGAATTGAACTTGATGTTCACTTAAGCGCTGATGGACATATAATTGTAATGCACGATGAAACCATTGACAAAATGGCCAACGGAATGGGCGAGATCACTCAATATACCTTAGCCGAACTAAAATCATTTTTGATTGCCGGGCAATATGAAATTCCAACTTTAAACGAAGTTTTTGATCTGGTTGACAAAAAATGTTTCATTAATGTCGAATTAAAAGGTTTAGGAACCCCAAAAAAAGTTGTCGCATTAATTGAACAATATATCTCAGAAAAAAACTGGAACTACAATCATTTTATAGTTTCAAGTTTCGATTGGAATATGCTGCAGGAAACATCCTATTTAAATCCAAAAATTCCTATTGGTGTTTTAACAGAAGAAGATCTTGATACTGCTCTAGCTTTCGCCAAAACCATAAAAGCGAAAGCCATTCATCCTGATTATCACCTGCTGGATTTAGAAAATGTAAGCCAAATGCAGGAAAAAGGATTTCTCGTTTTCCCATGGACCGTTAATACGGAAGAAGACATTCAAAAAGTAAAGAATTATAATATAGACGGAATCATTTCTGACTGTCCGGACAAAATATAA